A portion of the Apis mellifera strain DH4 linkage group LG6, Amel_HAv3.1, whole genome shotgun sequence genome contains these proteins:
- the LOC102654206 gene encoding uncharacterized protein LOC102654206 — protein sequence MAATLLKIYGSLILKYPNHVSKCNTIGKGKINFHTTAKNFEVKCDDRPFFRTRLALPPDYENVVDFMCEAYYKYEPLIINIGLAGTEAPPIWRTMMFDQVKGGYSIIAEDRDNCIIGAALNCVVDSSDADKMYCLAKCCAEGPMRDLIEFFGFVSEAPKLWERFCVMTIFEQASLAVRKDFQSLGIGKRLIQESWHLARDCGFRLFRMDCNNSFCSRICQGYRWEMIWHIPFSQYTKNGKVVFKCVKEPHTVCRVFIDRLQYCKTYCPPYKECKSPIPPPEKF from the exons ATGGCAGCGACACTGTTGAAAATATACGGAAGTTTGATTCTCAAATATCCGAATCACGTTTCGAAATGCAATACaattggaaaaggaaaaataaattttcatactacggcaaaaaatttcgaagtgAAATGCGAC GATAGACCGTTTTTTAGAACTCGTTTAGCTTTACCACCCGATTACGAGAACGTAGTAGATTTTATGTGCGAAGCGTACTACAAATACGAACCGTTAATCATTAACATCGGTTTGGCGGGCACGGAAGCGCCACCTATTTGGAGAACTATGATGTTTGATCAAGTAAAAGGGGGATACTCGATTATTGCCGAGGATCGAGACAACTGCATCATCGGCGCCGCCTTAAATTGCGTGGTGGATTCTAGCGATGCGGACAAAATGTACTGTTTAGCAAAATGTTGCGCGGAAGGACCGATGCGCGATCTCATCGAATTTTTCGGCTTCGTTTCGGAGGCGCCCAAACTTTGGGAACGATTTTGCGTAATGACAATCTTCGAACAAGCTAGCCTAGCAGTAAGGAAAGATTTTCAATCATTGGGGATCGGGAAAAGACTGATCCAGGAAAGTTGGCACTTGGCGCGCGATTGTGGTTTCCGGTTATTCAGGATGGATTGTAACAACAG CTTTTGTTCAAGAATATGTCAAGGATATCGGTGGGAAATGATTTGGCATATACCGTTCAGTCAATACACGAAAAACGGTAAAGTTGTATTTAAATGCGTGAAGGAACCTCATACGGTGTGCCGAgtgtttatcgatcgattacaATATTGCAAAACTTACTGCCCTCCTTATAAAGAATGTAAATCGCCTATACCTCCTCCAgagaagttttaa
- the LOC102654660 gene encoding uncharacterized protein LOC102654660 isoform X2 codes for MRIFRRGWYTVHAVFCVHFTVTIARADNLHPETRETRQSFTEIVDDEPSIVEMNFQKKLIPIKEPRKNLGIFALPLEPDAEMLPLHYTSVKPPGVDHMELKYAESQVSRVVPKVERADDSRQVAKKSKSNEGNEEGYREVSSFEKGQRGDSLRKRKRTQRVETGGKKKVEHNRGSNSGQKMKRTKDEYKRDHDFYDNDDQGGHSKKHGRYNEKHVAIEGRYKKGGAHDSDDVDEAKH; via the exons ATGAGAATCTTCAGAAGAGGATGGTACACGGTCCACGCAGTATTCTGCGTGCATTTCACAGTTACGATTGCTCGAGCCGACAATCTACATCCGGAAACACGCGAGACGAGACAATCATTCACGGAAATAGTTGATGACGAACCGTCCATAGTTGAAATGAACTTCCAGAAGAAATTGATCCCCATAAAGGAGCCTCGAAAGAATCTTGGAATATTTGCACTGCCTTTGGAACCGGATGCTGAAATGTTACCCCTCCATTATACGAGTGTCAAACCTCCTGGAGTCGATCATATGGAGCTGAAATACGCCGAATCCCAAGTTTCTCGAGTTGTGCCCAAAGTCGAGAGGGCTGATGACAGTCGACAAGTGGCCAAGAAATCGAAAAGTAACGAGGGTAACGAAGAGGGATATCGTGAAGTATCTTCGTTCGAAAAGGGTCAGAGAGGGGACAGTttgaggaagaggaagaggactCAACGCGTTGAAACTGGTGGGAAGAAAAAGGTTGAGCATAATCGAGGAAGCAATTCGGGGCAAAAAATGAAACGGACTAAAG ACGAATACAAGAGGGATCATGATTTTTACGACAACGACGATCAGGGAGGTCATTCGAAGAAACATGGACGATATAACGAGAAGCATGTCGCCATCGAGGGTAGATACAAGAAGGGTGGTGCTCACGATTCTGATGATGTCGATGAAGCGAAACATTAG
- the LOC102654660 gene encoding uncharacterized protein LOC102654660 isoform X1 — translation MRIFRRGWYTVHAVFCVHFTVTIARADNLHPETRETRQSFTEIVDDEPSIVEMNFQKKLIPIKEPRKNLGIFALPLEPDAEMLPLHYTSVKPPGVDHMELKYAESQVSRVVPKVERADDSRQVAKKSKSNEGNEEGYREVSSFEKGQRGDSLRKRKRTQRVETGGKKKVEHNRGSNSGQKMKRTKGKKGGNYRVKSNDHANRKAIGYLNVYHKDEYKRDHDFYDNDDQGGHSKKHGRYNEKHVAIEGRYKKGGAHDSDDVDEAKH, via the coding sequence ATGAGAATCTTCAGAAGAGGATGGTACACGGTCCACGCAGTATTCTGCGTGCATTTCACAGTTACGATTGCTCGAGCCGACAATCTACATCCGGAAACACGCGAGACGAGACAATCATTCACGGAAATAGTTGATGACGAACCGTCCATAGTTGAAATGAACTTCCAGAAGAAATTGATCCCCATAAAGGAGCCTCGAAAGAATCTTGGAATATTTGCACTGCCTTTGGAACCGGATGCTGAAATGTTACCCCTCCATTATACGAGTGTCAAACCTCCTGGAGTCGATCATATGGAGCTGAAATACGCCGAATCCCAAGTTTCTCGAGTTGTGCCCAAAGTCGAGAGGGCTGATGACAGTCGACAAGTGGCCAAGAAATCGAAAAGTAACGAGGGTAACGAAGAGGGATATCGTGAAGTATCTTCGTTCGAAAAGGGTCAGAGAGGGGACAGTttgaggaagaggaagaggactCAACGCGTTGAAACTGGTGGGAAGAAAAAGGTTGAGCATAATCGAGGAAGCAATTCGGGGCAAAAAATGAAACGGACTAAAGGTAAGAAAGGAGGTAATTATCGGGTGAAAAGCAACGATCACGCGAATCGTAAAGCGATTGGTTACTTAAACGTTTATCACAAAGACGAATACAAGAGGGATCATGATTTTTACGACAACGACGATCAGGGAGGTCATTCGAAGAAACATGGACGATATAACGAGAAGCATGTCGCCATCGAGGGTAGATACAAGAAGGGTGGTGCTCACGATTCTGATGATGTCGATGAAGCGAAACATTAG
- the LOC102654897 gene encoding histidine-rich glycoprotein-like — protein sequence MAKSLWLCLGLAVICTIVSQSTARELRNRRDLDMAATHHGHHHEEGGGHENHGHHHDEHGEKGEKGYKHYHHHDKGDHGHYGKDHDEGHHEEHGGHKKGHFDEHEEHGHHHEHEDGHKGSKYGHKKGHKKGEKTHGYHHKAHKDEYHKEHKFYDDYHKGGHHEKHGNHHGHHESKEGHHKKGGHHHSGHHEDHHGKKGHFDKGHYDEDHKGYHGKHGHDEHHSHHEDYGKKEEHHGGKKHGYSSGGGGGGHHH from the coding sequence ATGGCGAAGAGTTTGTGGCTGTGCCTCGGCCTAGCCGTGATTTGCACAATCGTCTCTCAATCAACAGCTAGGGAGTTGAGAAACAGAAGGGATCTCGATATGGCAGCTACCCATCATGGTCATCATCACGAAGAGGGTGGTGGCCATGAAAATCACGGACATCACCATGACGAGCATGGGGAAAAGGGTGAAAAGGGGTACAAGCATTATCACCATCACGACAAGGGTGATCATGGCCATTACGGTAAGGATCATGACGAAGGTCATCACGAAGAGCATGGAGGTCACAAGAAGGGGCATTTCGACGAGCATGAAGAACACGGACACCATCATGAACATGAAGATGGGCACAAGGGTTCAAAGTATGGGCACAAAAAGGGTCACAAGAAGGGTGAAAAGACTCATGGCTATCATCATAAAGCTCACAAGGATGAATACCATAAAGAGCACAAGTTCTACGACGATTACCACAAGGGTGGCCATCACGAGAAACATGGAAATCACCATGGACACCACGAGAGTAAGGAAGGCCATCATAAGAAGGGCGGCCATCACCATTCCGGCCATCATGAAGATCATCACGGAAAGAAAGGTCATTTCGACAAGGGACATTATGACGAGGATCATAAGGGTTACCATGGAAAGCATGGGCACGATGAACATCATTCGCATCACGAGGATTATGGCAAAAAGGAAGAGCACCATGGAGGGAAGAAGCATGGATATTCGAGTGGAGGTGGAGGTGGTGGACATCACCATTAA
- the LOC724783 gene encoding uncharacterized protein LOC724783 — MLLANQTREDTTRRTVATPRARRVTRRQPIARAIMAIRPSTPSTSRTATSTHSRSMLPTAKRMLTRKVATTRQPLVPGKRVITRVQALSLILIMRSMRVITRPKPTITAVILAKMAPTIRIMNQNLRVTDTVKATRTETVSTVLTKATAPTRKALVMNTETMEAITTNPLPNDNTEEILQL, encoded by the exons ATGTTATTG GCAAATCAGACGAGGGAGGATACTACAAGACGTACGGTAGCGACGCCGAGGGCGAGAAGGGTTACGAGAAGGCAACCTATAGCAAGGGCAATCATGGCTATAAGACCCTCGACACCTTCCACAAGCAGGACGGCGACAAGTACGCATTCGAGAAGCATGTTGCCTACGGCAAAGCGCATGCTGACAAGAAAAGTAGCCACGACGAGGCAGCCTCTCGTTCCTGGAAAGCGGGTGATCACGAGGGTGCAG GCACTGTCGTTGATACTCATTATGCGATCGATGAGGGTGATCACGAGGCCGAAGCCAACGATCACAGCGGTTATACTCGCGAAGATGGCGCCCACTATACGGATCATGAACCAGAATCTTCGAGTTACGGACACAGTGAAAGCTACACGGACGGAGACGGTGAGCACGGTTCTTACGAAAGCCACAGCTCCTACTCGAAAAGCTCTGGTGATGAATACGGAAACGATGGAAGCCATTACTACTAATCCTTTGCCAAATG
- the LOC102654534 gene encoding histidine-rich glycoprotein-like: MLRLAPVILLLFQTCVARELIRDRRDVQDVTSVTSMPIESKTDLVPAASGHQGHRHESGGGQSHHSDHHEEHGEEGEKGYKSHHHHDKIDKGEHDKHHHSGHHEEHGGQKKGHHDEHEKYGEHHEGEKGHKAGKFGEKKGHKKGHKTKGYHNKFHKDEYHKEHKFYDDYHKGGHHKKHGDFHGHHEKKEGQHKKGGHRHSGYHEDHRGKKGHRDKGHIDEEHKGHHGKHGHDEHYSHHDSYGKKGDHHSGKKYGYNKGHKG, encoded by the coding sequence ATGCTGCGTCTCGCGCCCGTAATTCTCTTATTGTTTCAAACATGCGTTGCTCGGGAATTGATTCGAGATCGTCGAGACGTCCAGGATGTCACCTCCGTCACCTCGATGCCCATCGAGTCGAAGACTGACCTCGTGCCAGCTGCCTCCGGACACCAAGGTCATCGTCACGAGTCCGGAGGGGGGCAGAGCCATCATTCTGATCACCACGAGGAGCACGGCGAGGAGGGTGAGAAAGGGTACAAGAGCCATCACCATCACGACAAGATCGACAAGGGTGAGCACGACAAACATCATCATTCCGGCCATCACGAGGAGCACGGTGGCCAGAAGAAGGGGCACCACGATGAGCACGAGAAGTACGGGGAACACCACGAAGGCGAGAAGGGGCACAAGGCTGGCAAGTTTGGGGAGAAGAAGGGGCACAAGAAAGGTCACAAGACGAAAGGGTACCACAACAAGTTCCACAAGGACGAGTATCACAAGGAGCACAAGTTTTACGACGATTATCATAAAGGGGGTCATCATAAGAAGCACGGCGACTTCCACGGGCATCacgagaagaaggaagggCAGCATAAGAAAGGTGGTCATCGTCATTCCGGGTATCACGAGGATCATCGTGGTAAAAAGGGTCATCGCGACAAGGGGCACATCGATGAGGAGCACAAAGGTCATCATGGGAAACACGGGCACGATGAGCATTACAGCCATCATGATTCTTACGGGAAGAAGGGTGATCATCATTCCGGGAAGAAATACGGATACAATAAAGGGCACAAAGGTTGA
- the LOC102654621 gene encoding sarcoplasmic reticulum histidine-rich calcium-binding protein, whose amino-acid sequence MLSRATFLACLFLLRQTGAATEQRMTLTSKMIAEDLDRSATTGYVYNQQQGLPVYYVRYTNHGSGRYYHAPAAVQYVVEAATPVAHRVTETNSLLHPYGVPSYQGIANYGDEQSLERQVAGDLYRVDGKITVNERDDAEEEKEKEEEDGERDGEEEKDEEEDDGVDDEEIHDGSGGSVKLFGGYEDEEVGEISSSDESGSFETGKGERYSEHGEKGEKGYETWKEFSKGERGDNNDERQEGYYKNRSEDKKGHVDEAENHGSHEEEGKGKKDKNYGHSSYHKKGHKTNGFHNVYHKDEYKKETDFYDDEHKKGDFGEYEEFDKGYKIEEGDFKKGGHHSFENDYQNRGKKGHYDKGHRVIEDQGHRAEENEKSHYEEHEDYNVAEDSKSDKAHEFNRKNR is encoded by the exons ATGCTTTCGAGAGCTACGTTTCTCGCGTGCCTGTTTCTTCTGCGTCAAACTGGCGCAGCCACGGAGCAACGTATGACGTTGACGAGCAAGATGATCGCCGAGGATCTAGATAGGTCGGCGACCACTGGTTACGTGTACAATCAGCAACAAGGACTTCCGGTTTACTACGTGCGGTACACCAATCACGGAAGTGGACGGTACTATCATGCGCCGGCCGCCGTGCAATACGTTGTCGAGGCAGCTACACCTGTTGCACACCGTGTAACCGAGACGAATTCGCTTCTGCATCCGTACGGTGTTCCGAGTTATCAAGGAATTGCCAATTACGGTGACGAGCAATCGTTGGAACGTCAAGTAGCCGGGGATTTGTATCGTGTTGATGGAAAAATAACTGTGAACGAGAGAGATGATgcggaagaggagaaggagaaggaggaggaggatggagagAGGGATGgtgaggaggagaaggatgaAGAGGAAGACGACGGTGTCGACGATGAGGAGATTCACGATGGATCTGGTGGATCAGTGAAACTGTTTGGGGGTTACGAGGATGAGGAGGTTGGTGAAATCTCCTCCAGTGATGAGAGTGGTTCGTTCGAGACTGGAAAGGGGGAGAGATATTCGGAGCATGGAGAGAAAGGGGAGAAGGGATACGAGACTTGGAAGGAGTTTAGCAAAGGAGAACGTGGTGACAATAATGATGAACGTCAAGAag GATACTATAAGAACAGAAGTGAAGACAAGAAGGGACACGTCGACGAAGCTGAAAATCACGGTTCTcacgaggaggaagggaaaggcAAAAAGGACAAGAATTACGGTCACTCGTCTTACCATAAGAAGGGGCACAAAACTAATGGTTTCCACAATGTCTATCACAAGGACGAATACAAGAAGGAAACGGATTTCTACGACGATGAGCACAAGAAGGGCGATTTTGGCGAATACGAGGAATTCGACAAAGGTTACAAGATCGAGGAGGGTGATTTTAAGAAAGGAGGACATCATTCTTTTGAGAATGATTATCAGAATCGCGGAAAGAAAGGGCATTACGATAAGGGACACCGTGTAATCGAGGATCAAGGTCACCGGGcagaagaaaacgaaaaatccCATTATGAGGAACACGAGGATTATAATGTCGCGGAAGATTCGAAATCTGACAAAGCGCACGAATTTAATAGGAAAAATCGTTGA
- the LOC724892 gene encoding histidine-rich glycoprotein-like, with translation MKSRLAISLLLAFVFCQFGSIVAREIDKRSYDDLAAAATHQHHHHEEGGGEEHHSDHHSKHGGHGDKGYKSSHHHEKGEKGHHDKDHHSGHYDEDEGHKKSHHHEDGYYGEHHKGEKGEKGHKFHEEGHYGKGHKTKGHHEVHKLDEFKKDKEFFDEHHDSGHHEDHGGHHHEHGHKKGGHFKKGHHDHGEHEDHYGKKGHFEKGHHHHDDKGHKSEGGHEEHHSHHSHHGKKGGHDDHKSWGFKKGH, from the coding sequence ATGAAGTCTCGACTCGCGATTTCTCTACTGTTGGCGTTTGTCTTCTGTCAGTTCGGCTCGATCGTTGCACGAGAGATCGATAAGAGATCGTACGATGACCTAGCTGCGGCGGCGACTCATCAGCATCATCATCACGAGGAGGGCGGTGGCGAGGAGCACCACTCCGATCATCACAGCAAGCACGGTGGCCACGGTGACAAGGGTTACAAATCGTCTCATCATCACGAGAAAGGGGAGAAGGGACACCACGACAAGGATCATCACAGCGGTCATtacgacgaggacgagggtCACAAGAAGAGCCATCATCACGAAGATGGTTATTACGGGGAGCATCATAAGGGGGAGAAGGGGGAGAAGGGTCACAAATTCCACGAGGAGGGGCATTATGGGAAGGGGCACAAGACGAAGGGGCATCACGAGGTTCACAAGTTGGACGAGTTCAAGAAAGACAAGGAATTCTTCGATGAACACCACGATTCTGGACACCACGAGGATCACGGTGGCCATCATCACGAACACGGACACAAGAAGGGTGGACATTTCAAGAAAGGGCATCACGATCACGGGGAGCACGAGGATCATTATGGGAAGAAGGGACACTTTGAGAAGGGACATCATCATCACGATGATAAGGGGCATAAGAGCGAAGGTGGACACGAGGAGCATCATTCTCATCATTCCCATCATGGGAAGAAAGGGGGACACGATGATCACAAGTCATGGGGATTTAAGAAAGGGCATTGA
- the LOC102654660 gene encoding uncharacterized protein LOC102654660 isoform X3: MRIFRRGWYTVHAVFCVHFTVTIARADNLHPETRETRQSFTEIVDDEPSIVEMNFQKKLIPIKEPRKNLGIFALPLEPDAEMLPLHYTSVKPPGVDHMELKYAESQVSRVVPKVERADDSRQVAKKSKSNEGNEEGYREVSSFEKGQRGDSLRKRKRTQRVETGGKKKVEHNRGSNSGQKMKRTKGRSFEETWTI; the protein is encoded by the exons ATGAGAATCTTCAGAAGAGGATGGTACACGGTCCACGCAGTATTCTGCGTGCATTTCACAGTTACGATTGCTCGAGCCGACAATCTACATCCGGAAACACGCGAGACGAGACAATCATTCACGGAAATAGTTGATGACGAACCGTCCATAGTTGAAATGAACTTCCAGAAGAAATTGATCCCCATAAAGGAGCCTCGAAAGAATCTTGGAATATTTGCACTGCCTTTGGAACCGGATGCTGAAATGTTACCCCTCCATTATACGAGTGTCAAACCTCCTGGAGTCGATCATATGGAGCTGAAATACGCCGAATCCCAAGTTTCTCGAGTTGTGCCCAAAGTCGAGAGGGCTGATGACAGTCGACAAGTGGCCAAGAAATCGAAAAGTAACGAGGGTAACGAAGAGGGATATCGTGAAGTATCTTCGTTCGAAAAGGGTCAGAGAGGGGACAGTttgaggaagaggaagaggactCAACGCGTTGAAACTGGTGGGAAGAAAAAGGTTGAGCATAATCGAGGAAGCAATTCGGGGCAAAAAATGAAACGGACTAAAG GGAGGTCATTCGAAGAAACATGGACGATATAA